The Stenotrophomonas maltophilia genome segment GGGCGCAGTACCGGCTGGGTGTAATGCACCGAGAACGGCACATCGTGCTTCACTTCGGCCTGGCTGATATCGGCGGGCAGGATCACCACCGCCACGCCACGACGGCTGATCGCGGCCTGGCAGGCCAGGGTGACCACGCGACGCGCCTGCTCGGCGCTGTGCACCTGCTCGCAGAACACCGAACAACTGGCGTACACCGCCTTGAAGTCCACTTCCTGTGGGAATTCCATGCCCAGGTCGCTGGTCACCACCTGGCTGGCGATCAGCACCATCGGCGCGCGGTTGCGGTTGCTCTCGAACACGCCATTGATGAAATGCAGGCTGCCGGGGCCGCAGGAGCCGGCGCAGGCGGTCAGTTCGCCGCTCACCAGCGAATCGGCGCCTGCGGCAAAGGCTGCTACTTCCTCATGCCGCACATGCACCCATGCGATCTCGCTGCCATGCATCGCATCGGTCACATGGTTGAGCGTATCGCCCACGATGCCGTAGCAACGGCGGACACCGGCCTGCTGCAGGGCGTCCACCACGATTTCGGCCACGCGCTTGCTCATCGGATACATCCTCGAACGGGGGAACATCCGAGGCTAGACCCGATGAAGTGATGCCTCCGCAAAAAAGGGGACGGAGGGAATCAAGTCGTATGTGCCGCAAACGACTTGATTCCCTCCGTCCCCTTTTTCTTCAATCGTTGACGTTGATCCAGCCTTCCACCGCGCCCTGCTTCGGGTTGCGGTAGCGCAGCTTCACCCAGCCGTCCTGTTCATCCAGCAGTTCCACGCGGTCGCCCTGCACCAGGTAACGCTTGGTGCTGGACGCACCGGGTCGGTCGAACAGGAACAGGCGCGCGGGTACCACGGCGGCCTGCTGACCACGCAACGGCCCGTCCGGCGGTGCGCCCAGGCCATTGGCAATCGCGCTCTCCAGCACACGGCCGGCCGGATCATACGTGCGCCAGACCGCCAACGGGCCCTGCTCGTCGGTCTGTTCCCACTGCAGCGCGGCGTTCAAGGTATCGCCCAGCATCAGCACGCTCTCAGAGCGGTACAGATGGAGCTTCGCGCCTGCAAACCGGTACAGGTCGGTGTACCACATCGGGCCACTGCGGCAGCTGCTGGTCAGGGTTCGAGTGGCAGCATCCACGCTCAACCCCATCAGGTCACCGCAACTGTCCTTGCCGTGGGTGTCGGCCTGCAGCGCGCGGAACCCCGCACTGGCCGGATCGAACCGGTACACCGTCACCGCTTCGTTGACCATGCCCACCGAGGCGCGTGCGACCAGTTCCGGGTAGCCATCGAAATCGACATCTTCGAGCGACCATCGCGAACTGCCATCGGCATCCGCCGCGCCCTCAAGCGTCTGGCGCTTGCCCGACGGTGACAGCTGCACGGCGATGCTGCCGTCCTGCTGCGGATCGGCGTGCGCCTGCACATGCGCGGCCACCTGGAACCGCAGCGTTTCGCCGTCGTCGCCACTTGCCTGCGCCGACGGTGCCAGCACGCCCGCCAGCACCAGGCCCAGCACGCATTCCCTGCAATTCATCATTGCTCCCTGCGGCACCGCGGCGGCACCTTCAACTCAGAACGATACCTCGACCGGCTGCCGCGACCACAGCACCGATTGATGCTTGGTCTGCTGCTTCCACGCCAGGCGGATCGCTTCGATGTCGGCGCGGCGCTGCGGGGTGTCCTCGTGCAGCACCACCAGCACCTTGGTGCGCAGGCGGTTGGGCGCGGCATCACCGCGGAACAGCCATTGGCCATAGGCATCGAACACGGTCAGGCCATCCGGGAAGCGCGGAGTGACTTCCTTGTCCAGGAAGGTGCGCCACTGCGCCTCGCTGATGGTATCGGCCTGCGGGCGGTTGCCGGCGCCCTGCTCCTCGCCCACGCCGAAATACAGCTCGCTGCGCACCCAGCCGTGGCCGGCGGACGGGCGTGCAGCATCGCCCTTCAGTTCGGCGGTGGTGGCCGTGGCATAGGCGCTGGGCGCCTGCGAGGACAGGCTGGCGCAGCCACTGGTGGCCAGCAGCACGGCGAAGACGAGGCCAAGGTGTTTCATCGGTACAGCTCCGGGGAAGGGGGGAAAAGGCGAGCCGGCAGCGTACAGCGCCATCGGTTCAGCGTGCTGATGCCAGCCGGGCATCAGCTCATGCTGGACCGGCAGGGGCTTGCACCGGCACCGGCCATCACGCGAAGATAATATATCGCTTCATCCGGATGGATGTAAGTGAAACTATCTCCCCCTTCCCCGTCGTCGTTGTTGCTGGAGCCCCCATGTCCGCCCGCCTGCCCGCGTCGCCACTCGGCCTCGCCATCGCCCTCGCGCTGTCCTCCGCCGCCGTCCCGGCCCTGGCCCAGGACGCCACCAACCTGGACACGGTGATCGTCACCGGCACCCGTGCCGCCGACCGCACCGTGCTCGAATCCACCTCACCGGTGGATGTGCTCACCGCCGAGGACATCCGCAAGGCCGGCGTGGTCAACGGTGAACTGGGCAGCGCGCTGCAGGCGCTGCTGCCGTCGTTCAACTTCCCGCGCCAGTCCAACTCCGGTGGCGCCGACCACGTGCGCGCGGCACAGCTGCGTGGCCTCTCGCCGGACCAGGTGCTGGTGCTGGTCAATGGCAAGCGCCGCCACCACACCGCGCTGGTCAACACCGACAGCAAGATCGGCAAGGGCACCACCCCGGTCGACTTCAACTCGATTCCGGTCAGTGCGATCAAGCGCATCGAAGTGCTGCGCGACGGCGCCGGCGCGCTGTACGGATCGGATGCGGTGGCCGGTGTGATCAACGTGATACTCGACAACGGCGGCGATGGCGGCGAGATCGAGGCCAGCTACGGTGCCAACCACACCGACCTCAAGCCGATCGGGCGTACCCTTACCGACGGCCAGACCGGCAACATCAGCGCCAAGGTCGGCACCTCGCTGGGCGAGGACGGCGGCTTCCTGCGCGCCGGCCTGGAATACAAGCATCGCAACGGCACCAACCGTGCCGGCTTCGACCAGATTCCGCCGTGGGACCAGACCCCCGACAACCTGGCGCTGCAGGGCAAGCGCAACTATGTGCTGGGCGATGGCAAGAGCAAGGACATCAACCTGTGGCTGAACACCGAGATCCCGGTGGGCCAGACCTCGACGTTCTACGCGTTCGGCACCTTCAACCAGCGCGATACCGAAGGCGCAAACTACTTCCGCTACCCCGATGGCGATGCCAACTGGAAGGAGGTCTATCCGAATGGGTACCGGCCGATCTCCGAGGGCGAGAACCGCGACGTGCAGGCCGTGGCCGGCGTGCGCGGGCAGTGGGGCGAATGGAGCTACGACGGCAGCCTGGACTACGGCCAGAACGACTTCACCTACCGCCTGCGTGATTCGCTCAACGCCTCGCTGGGCCCGACCAGCCCGACCCGCTTCAAGACCGCCGATTACGAATACGCGCAGACCGTGGGCAACCTCGATCTGAGCCGCGTGTTCACCCAGAGCGACAGCATCAGCCACACGCTCGGCCTGGGCGTGGAAGCACGCCACGAGCGCTACCAGACCCGTCCCGGCGACCCGGCCAGCTATGCGGCCGGCCCGTACACCGACCGCCCGACCGGTTCGCAGGCCGGTGGCGGCTTGACCCCGCAGGACGCGGCCACCCTGTCTCGCGATGTCGCCAGCGCCTACGCCAGCCTGTCCAGTCAGTTCGGCGAGAAGTTCTCCACCGATCTGGCCGCGCGCTACGAGCACAACGACGATTTCGGTGGCGAACTGACCGGCAAGCTCGGCCTGCGCTACGAATTCACCCCGGCGTTCGCGTTGCGTGGCGCCATCTCCAACAACTTCCGCGCGCCGTCGCTGGCGCAGATCGGCTACGAGTCCACCTCCACCGGCTACAACGCTGGCGGCCAGCTGGTGCAGGGCCGCCTGCTGTCGGTCAACAATCCGATCGCGCGTGGCCTGGGTGCGCAGAACCTGAAGCCGGAGAAGTCGATCAATACCTCGCTGGGCTTCACCAGCCGAATTGGCGAGCACTTCGACCTGTCACTGGACTTCTTCCAGATCGACATCGACGATCGCATCGCGCTGTCGGAGAGCATCACCGGCGATGCACTGACCGACTACGTGGCCGCCAACTACGGCGTCAGCGGCCTGCAGAGCGCCAGTTTCTTCGTCAACGCCGCCGATACCCGCACCCGCGGCGCCGAGCTGGTGAGCAACTGGCGCCAGTCACTGGGCGACGGCCAGCTGCTGCTGACCGGCACCTATGCGTACACCAAGACCACGCTGAAGAACGTGCTGGCTACGCCGGCGCAGCTGCAGGCGCTCAACCCGAACTATGTGCTGTTCGGCATCGAAGAGACCAACACGCTCACCGATGCCACGCCGCGTACCCGCGGCAGCTTCTCGGCCGCATGGAGCAACGACCACTGGTCGCTGAGCAGCCGCGTGAACCGCTACGGCAGCGCCACCCGCGTGTTCAACTTCGGTGACGGCTACATCCCGCGCCAGACCTACCAGGCCGAGTGGCAGCTGGATGCGGAGGTCGAATACCGCATCACTCCGCGCTGGAGCGTGGCCATCGGCGGCCAGAACCTGACCGACAACTACCCGGATCGATCCAACAGCGATATCCACTACTTCGGCAACCTGCCGTATGACGTGCTGTCGCCGATCGGCAGCAACGGCGCGTACTACTACGGCCGCGTCCGCTATATGTTCTGATCGCATTGGGTGGGTGCGGACCGTTGGTCCGCACGACACGGTAGTGCCGGCCGCTGGCCGGCAACTTCGTGATCCGGGTGCGGATCTGCTTTGGGCGGGTGCGGACCGTTGGCCCGCACTGTTTGAGCTGGATGCAGGCTGACCTGCCGTGCCGACCAACGGTCGGCACCCACCGAAGCAGGGCCGTAGCCTGCCCTCGACCCCGCGTACACGCCCACGCTGGCAAGCTGGGCGTCATGGCTGAACCGCTCCCCCTGCGTCCGCCACCGCCATTGCTGGACGACGCCTGTGCGTTGTTCCTCGATGTCGATGGCACCCTGATCGAATTCGCTGCACGCCCGGATGCCGTGCAGCTGCTGCCGGATGTGCGTGAAGCCATCGGCCGCATCAGCGACCGCCTGGAAGGTGCTGTGGCACTGGTCAGTGGTCGCCCGCTTGAACAGCTGGATCAACTGTTCGCCCCCCTGCAACTACCCGCCGCCGGCCTGCACGGCCATGAGCTGCGTGGCGAAGACGGTCGTGTGCTGCGCGACGAACACGACGACGACACCGCCGAATGGCTGCACGCGCTGCACCAGCAGGCGATGCGCTTCGCCCATGGGCATCCTGGCGTGCTGGTGGAAGACAAGGGCGTCGGCCTGGCCTTGCACTGGCGCGGTGCGCCGCATGCCGCCAGCGATGTCCGCGCGTTCGCTGACCGCCACGTGCGTGGCCGCACCAGCTACCGCCTGCAGCCTGGCGACCATGTGGTCGAGTTCGTACCTGTCGGCACCGACAAGGGCCGTGCCGTGCGCCGGATGATGCAGTACCTGCCCTTCCGCGGCCGCCTGCCGGTGTTCCTCGGTGATGACCTCACCGACGAATTCGGCTTCGATGCTGCCAACGGCCAGCATGGCTGGAGCGTGCTGGTGGGTGAACGTGAACCCAGTGCGGCCGTGTTCGCGCTGCCCGACATACGCAGCGTGCACGCCTGGCTGCGTGAGAATGCCTATTGACCCGGCCAACCCCCACGGCCGCAACCGAGATGTACCGCGTGATGACCCAACCCGATCTTGATCTGGGCGTGGTCGGCAACGGCAGCTTCGGCGCCCTGGTCGACAAACATGCCCGCGTTGTCTGGAGCTGCCTGCCCACCTTCGACGGCGACCCGACCTTCTGCGCCCTGCTCGGCCCCAACCAGCAGACCGGCGGCGACTTCGCCATCGAGCTGGAGGACTTCGCGAGCAGCGAGCAGGAATACCTCACCAACACTGCGATCCTGCGCACCGTGCTGCGTGACACGCAGGGCGGCGCATTGGAAATCCTCGATTTCGCCCCGCGCTGGCGCCAGAACGATCGCTTCTACCGCCCGGTCAGCCTGATCCGCCAGGTGCGTCCGCTGGCTGGCAGCCCGCGCATCACCGTGCGTGCGCGACCACTGGCGGACTGGGGCGCACGCGTGCCCGAATCCACCTGGGGCAGCAACCATGTGCGCTGGATCCTGCCCGAACACGTGCTGCGGCTGACCACCGATGTGCCGGTGCGCTTCGTGCGCGACGGCCTGCCGTTCGTGCTCAACCATCCGATTCACCTGATCCTGGGCGTGGATGAATCGCTCAATCGTTCGATCAGCGGCTACGTGCAGGAAGCCTTCCAGCGCACCCGCGACTACTGGCGCGAGTGGGTGCGCTACCTGTCCATTCCACTGGAATGGCAGGACGCGGTCATCCGCAGTGCGATCACGTTGAAGCTGTGCCAGTACGAGGACAGCGGCGCGATCATCGCGGCGATGACCACTTCCATTCCGGAAGCACCCGGCAGCGTGCGCAACTGGGACTACCGCTACTGCTGGCTGCGCGACGCGGCCTTCGTGGTGCGGGCGCTGAACCGTCTCGGCGCAACGCGCACGATGGAACAGTTCCTCGGCTACATCTTCAACCTGGCCACCACCGACGGCACGCTGCAGCCGCTGTATGGCATCGGCTTCGAGGCCAAGCTGGACGAAGACGAAGTGCCCAGCCTGTCCGGTTATCGCGGCATGGGCCCGGTACGGCGCGGCAACCTGGCCTGGGTGCAGCGCCAGCACGATGTCTACGGCAGCGTGGTGCTGGCGTCCACGCAGCTGTTCTTCGACCGGCGCCTGCAGGACCCGGGTGATGCGCACACCTTTGCCCGCCTGGAACCCCTGGGCGAACAGGCCTTCGCCCTGCACGACGTACCCGATGCCGGCCTGTGGGAATTCCGCGGCCGCACCGAAGTGCACACCTACACCAGCGCGATGTGCTGGGCCGCCTGCGACCGCCTGTGCAAGATCGCCGTGCGCCTGAAGCGTGACGACCGCGCGCATTACTGGCGCGAGCGCGCCGACACCATCCACGCGCGCATCATGGCCGAATCCTGGAACGAGGAGCTGGGCCACTTCACCGATACCTTCGGCGGCCATCGGCTGGATGCCTCGCTGCTGCTGCTGGCCGATATCGGTTTCATCGACGCGCTGGACGCCCGCTTCATCGCCACCGTCGATGCCATCGGCCGCGACCTCAAGCATGGCAATTCGCTGTACCGCTATGTCGCGCCGGATGACTTCGGTGAGCCGGAGACCAGCTTCACCATCTGCACCTTCTGGTACATCGACGCGCTGGCCGCGATCGGGCGCATGGATGAAGCACGTGAGATGTTCGAGCTGCTGCTGAAGCAGCGCAACCACCTGGGCCTGCTGTCGGAGGATCTGGCCTTCGACAGCGGCGAGGCCTGGGGCAATTTCCCGCAGACCTATTCGCACGTCGGCCTGATCACCGCCGCAATGCGCCTGTCGCGGTCCTGGCAGGAGGCATCGTGAGTCGTCTGGTCGTGGTCTCAAACCGTGTGGCCGTGCCCGGCGAGAACCGCGCCGGCGGCCTGGCTGTCGGCCTGCTGGCTGCCCTGAAGGAACGCGGCGGCCTGTGGTTCGGCTGGAGCGGCAAGACGGTGAAGGAAGGCAGCGGCACGCTGCACCGGCAGAAAGACGGTGACATCGACTACGTCACCATGGACCTGAGCAAGCGCGAGGTCGATGGCTACTACAACGGCTTCGCCAACCGCACCTTGTGGCCGCTGCTGCACTTCCGCCTGGATCTGGTCGACTACGACCGCGGCACCCGCGAGACCTACCACAAGGTCAACGCGCTGTTCGCCGACAAGCTCGCGCCACTGCTGCGCGAGGACGACATCGTCTGGATCCACGACTACCACCTGATCCCGCTCGGTGCGCTGCTGCGCGAGCGCGGCATCGGTTGTCGCATAGGCTTCTTCCTGCATATCCCGATGCCGTCTGCCGACCTGCTGCAGGCGATGCCCGACCACCTGCGGCTGTTCTCCGCGCTGTACGCCTACGACCTGGTCGGCTTCCAGACCCAACGCGACGCTGATCGCTTCCAGACCTACCTGCGCCTGTTCGGCGGCGGCCGCGTGCTCGACAACGGCGAGCTGGAAGCACCGGGCGGGCGCCGCTTCCGTGCCGCCGCCTTCCCGATCGGCATCGACACCGAGCTGATCGCACGCCAGGCCGGCACCGCGGCCACCAAGGCCGCCGTGAAGAACCTGCGCGCCAGTCTGCGCGATCGCCAGCTGGCGATCGGCGTGGATCGCCTGGACTATTCCAAGGGCCTGCCCGAACGCTTCCTTGGCTTCGAGCGCTATCTTGAGCGCCACCCCGACCAGCGCGGCTCGCTGACCTACCTGCAGATCGCCCCGGTCTCGCGCGGCGATGTCACCGAGTACCGGCAGCTGCGCAGCCAGCTGGAACAGATCGCCGGCCACATCAATGGTGGTCACGCCGAACCTGACTGGACGCCGCTGCGCTACGTCAACCAGAACTTCACCCATGCCACCCTCACCGGCTTCTACCGGGCGGCGGCGGTCGGCCTGGTCACGCCGTTGCGCGATGGAATGAACCTGGTGGCCAAGGAATACGTGGCGTCGCAGGACCCGGAAGATCCCGGCGTGCTGGTGTTGTCGCTGCTGGCCGGCGCTGCCGACGAACTCAAGCAGGCATTGCTGGTCAACCCGCACGATCTGGACGGCGTGGCCGACGCCATCGCCACGGCAGCAACGATGTCACTGAGCAGGCGCAAGGAACGCTGGCACGCGATGATGGATCACCTGCGCACCTACGACATCAATCACTGGCGCCGCAGCTATCTGGACGCGCTGGAAGGTTGAGGAAAAAAGGGGACGGAGGGGATCAAGGCAGTTGTGCACAGACGCCTTGATCCCCTCCGTCCTCTTTTTCCTTCAATCCAGGAATCGCGCTGCCTGCTCCGGTGCGGGCAGATGACAGGCGTCGTGCCGCCCGAACCAGCGGTAGCGGTTGCGCGCCAGCGCGCGGTACGCGGCATCACGCCAGCCGCGCGGCACTGCCCGCAACACGCCGATCAGGCGCCAGGCGCCGCCCAGCCCCGCCAGCACGCGCAGGATCGCATCGGTATCGGTCCAGGCGCCCTGCGCGTCCAGCAGCAGGAACGACATCGGGTCCTGCGGGTCCAGCCCGTGCGCGCGCAACATCGCGCTGCCCTGCTGCCCCTGCATCGCCGCAAAGCGGTAGCGCCCCGCGCGGTCGAAACGCAGCAGGAAGCGCACCCAGCGGTTGCACAGCGCGCATACGCCATCGAATACGATCATCGCGCTGCCCGCCTCGGCGGCGGCCTCACTGCGGTTCGAGCCAACCTTCATAGCGGATCAGGGCTCCCGCCCAGGGCAGCGTCACATCGACCAGGAAAGTGTAACGCTCGCCCTGCCAGGCTTCGCGGCAACGTACGCCACCAAACCAGCGCCTCGGCAGCGGCAGCAGCCCGAACGCCCAGACCCGGCGCACCGACCAGTCGATGCCACCCTCGCGGGCCTGCAGATCAAACTCGAAGCGCACCGCGCCCAACTGCTCGCGCAGGCAGCCCTCGTGCGCCCACAGCCGCGACACCATCGGCCAGCGGCCAAACTGCCGCGCCCACTGCTCGCCCTGCCCGTGTGCACTGAACGCCACTTCGGTCGGCAACGCTCCACCGTCCTTCGGCAGCCGCGCCAACGCGGCCAACAGCGGCACCAGCCAGTGCCGCCCCCTCACGATACGCGCCTGCCCCACGTAGCGGCAGGGCAACGGCGCGGCATGCAACGCCTGCACCGGCGCGGCCAGGGTGGCGAAGGCCGGCCCCAGCACGCGCGCGAACAGCGGCAAGGTCAGGGCGCGATCCAGGCCAGCGTCGCCATGCGCCCGGTGCGACGGTCGCGCCGGTGCGAATACAGGTCCGGATCGGCCATGGTCGACACCGTGCCGCCATGGACCTGCGCCGGGTCCATGCCCGCCGCCTGCAACCGCTGCCGCGCCAGCGCGAACAGGTCCACCTTCCAATGGCCTGCGCGGGTGGCCACGAACGCCGCCTCGGCGGCCGGATCATGGCCGACGAAGGCGTGGTAGACCTCCTCGCCGATCTCGTAGTCGGCCGGTCCGGCGGCCGGGCCCAGCCAGGCCCGCAGCTGCGCCGGCGGCGTCTGCATGGCGGCCACGGTGGCCTCCAGCATGCCATCGGCCAAGCCACGCCAGCCTGCGTGGGCCGCGCCCACCTCACTGCCATCGGCGGCGGCAAACACCACGGGCAGGCAGTCGGCAGTCAGGATCGCCAGCACCACGCCCGGCACCGAGGTCACTGCGGCATCGGCCACCGGCTCGCTTGCGCCGGGCACCGGCGGCGCGGTGAAGCGCAGCACGGTGCTGCTGTGCACCTGGCGCAGCCAGTGCGGTGTCGAGGGCAGCCCCAGCCCCTGCTGCAGCAGCTGGCGGTTGTGCTCTACGTTGGCTGGGGTATCACCGTCGGCCGCGTGCCGGTTGCCCAGGTTGAACTGCGCGAACGGCGCCGGCGAAATGCCCGCACCGTGCCGACGCGTGGTCAGCGCATTGACGCCCGGCGGCGCCGGCCAGTCCGCCTGCAGCACCGGCAGCACGGCGGCCATCACCAGCGGTCCCGCTCACGCGCGGCGAAGGCTTCGCTGTCTTCGCGCAGCACCTTCATCAGGTGCAGCATGTCCTCCGGCACCGGCGCGGTGTTGCGCACCAGCTCACCAGTGATCGGGTGCGTGAACTCCAGGGTCTCGGCGTGCAGGGCCTGGCGCTTGAAGCCACGCAGCGCGGCCACCAGCTCATCGCTGGCCCCCTTGGGCAGCTTCAGCGCACCGCCGTACAGCGGGTCACCGATGATCGGATGGCGCACATGCGCCATGTGCACGCGGATCTGGTGGGTACGGCCGGTTTCCAGGCGGCACTCCAGCGCGGTGTGCGCACGGAAGCGCTCGCGCAGGCGGTAGTGGGTGATCGCTTCCTTGCCGTCCTCGCGCACCGCCATCTTCAGGCGGTCGCGCGGGTGGCGGTCGATCGGGGCATCGGCGGTACCGCCGGCCACCAGCGCACCCATCACGATGGCCAGGTACTGGCGGTGCACGTCGCGTGCGGCCAGCTGCTCGACCAGCGCGGTCTGCGCTTCCAGGGTCTTGGCCACCACCATCACGCCACTGGTGTCCTTGTCCAGGCGGTGCACGATGCCCGCGCGCGGCAGCACCGCCACCGACGGATCGCGGAACAGCAGGGCGTTGACCAGGGTGCCGCTGTGGTTGCCCGCGCCCGGGTGCACCACCAGGCCGACCGGCTTGTTGATCACCAGCAGGTGCTCGTCCTCGAACAGCACGTCCAGCGGGATGTCCTCCGGCTGGGCGTCGGTCTGGGTTTCCAGTACCACGTTGAGGGTCACCACCTCGCCACCGCGCAGCGGATCGCGCGGGCGCACCTGGGCGCCGTCCAGCAGGACCTCCCCGGCCTTGATCCACTCGGTCAGGCGCGAACGCGAGTATTCGGGGAACAATTCGGCCACCACGGCGTCGAAACGGCGGCCGGC includes the following:
- a CDS encoding SH3 domain-containing protein, with product MNCRECVLGLVLAGVLAPSAQASGDDGETLRFQVAAHVQAHADPQQDGSIAVQLSPSGKRQTLEGAADADGSSRWSLEDVDFDGYPELVARASVGMVNEAVTVYRFDPASAGFRALQADTHGKDSCGDLMGLSVDAATRTLTSSCRSGPMWYTDLYRFAGAKLHLYRSESVLMLGDTLNAALQWEQTDEQGPLAVWRTYDPAGRVLESAIANGLGAPPDGPLRGQQAAVVPARLFLFDRPGASSTKRYLVQGDRVELLDEQDGWVKLRYRNPKQGAVEGWINVND
- a CDS encoding DUF3574 domain-containing protein, whose translation is MKHLGLVFAVLLATSGCASLSSQAPSAYATATTAELKGDAARPSAGHGWVRSELYFGVGEEQGAGNRPQADTISEAQWRTFLDKEVTPRFPDGLTVFDAYGQWLFRGDAAPNRLRTKVLVVLHEDTPQRRADIEAIRLAWKQQTKHQSVLWSRQPVEVSF
- a CDS encoding TonB-dependent receptor plug domain-containing protein; the encoded protein is MSARLPASPLGLAIALALSSAAVPALAQDATNLDTVIVTGTRAADRTVLESTSPVDVLTAEDIRKAGVVNGELGSALQALLPSFNFPRQSNSGGADHVRAAQLRGLSPDQVLVLVNGKRRHHTALVNTDSKIGKGTTPVDFNSIPVSAIKRIEVLRDGAGALYGSDAVAGVINVILDNGGDGGEIEASYGANHTDLKPIGRTLTDGQTGNISAKVGTSLGEDGGFLRAGLEYKHRNGTNRAGFDQIPPWDQTPDNLALQGKRNYVLGDGKSKDINLWLNTEIPVGQTSTFYAFGTFNQRDTEGANYFRYPDGDANWKEVYPNGYRPISEGENRDVQAVAGVRGQWGEWSYDGSLDYGQNDFTYRLRDSLNASLGPTSPTRFKTADYEYAQTVGNLDLSRVFTQSDSISHTLGLGVEARHERYQTRPGDPASYAAGPYTDRPTGSQAGGGLTPQDAATLSRDVASAYASLSSQFGEKFSTDLAARYEHNDDFGGELTGKLGLRYEFTPAFALRGAISNNFRAPSLAQIGYESTSTGYNAGGQLVQGRLLSVNNPIARGLGAQNLKPEKSINTSLGFTSRIGEHFDLSLDFFQIDIDDRIALSESITGDALTDYVAANYGVSGLQSASFFVNAADTRTRGAELVSNWRQSLGDGQLLLTGTYAYTKTTLKNVLATPAQLQALNPNYVLFGIEETNTLTDATPRTRGSFSAAWSNDHWSLSSRVNRYGSATRVFNFGDGYIPRQTYQAEWQLDAEVEYRITPRWSVAIGGQNLTDNYPDRSNSDIHYFGNLPYDVLSPIGSNGAYYYGRVRYMF
- the otsB gene encoding trehalose-phosphatase; amino-acid sequence: MAEPLPLRPPPPLLDDACALFLDVDGTLIEFAARPDAVQLLPDVREAIGRISDRLEGAVALVSGRPLEQLDQLFAPLQLPAAGLHGHELRGEDGRVLRDEHDDDTAEWLHALHQQAMRFAHGHPGVLVEDKGVGLALHWRGAPHAASDVRAFADRHVRGRTSYRLQPGDHVVEFVPVGTDKGRAVRRMMQYLPFRGRLPVFLGDDLTDEFGFDAANGQHGWSVLVGEREPSAAVFALPDIRSVHAWLRENAY
- a CDS encoding glycoside hydrolase family 15 protein, which produces MTQPDLDLGVVGNGSFGALVDKHARVVWSCLPTFDGDPTFCALLGPNQQTGGDFAIELEDFASSEQEYLTNTAILRTVLRDTQGGALEILDFAPRWRQNDRFYRPVSLIRQVRPLAGSPRITVRARPLADWGARVPESTWGSNHVRWILPEHVLRLTTDVPVRFVRDGLPFVLNHPIHLILGVDESLNRSISGYVQEAFQRTRDYWREWVRYLSIPLEWQDAVIRSAITLKLCQYEDSGAIIAAMTTSIPEAPGSVRNWDYRYCWLRDAAFVVRALNRLGATRTMEQFLGYIFNLATTDGTLQPLYGIGFEAKLDEDEVPSLSGYRGMGPVRRGNLAWVQRQHDVYGSVVLASTQLFFDRRLQDPGDAHTFARLEPLGEQAFALHDVPDAGLWEFRGRTEVHTYTSAMCWAACDRLCKIAVRLKRDDRAHYWRERADTIHARIMAESWNEELGHFTDTFGGHRLDASLLLLADIGFIDALDARFIATVDAIGRDLKHGNSLYRYVAPDDFGEPETSFTICTFWYIDALAAIGRMDEAREMFELLLKQRNHLGLLSEDLAFDSGEAWGNFPQTYSHVGLITAAMRLSRSWQEAS
- the otsA gene encoding alpha,alpha-trehalose-phosphate synthase (UDP-forming): MSRLVVVSNRVAVPGENRAGGLAVGLLAALKERGGLWFGWSGKTVKEGSGTLHRQKDGDIDYVTMDLSKREVDGYYNGFANRTLWPLLHFRLDLVDYDRGTRETYHKVNALFADKLAPLLREDDIVWIHDYHLIPLGALLRERGIGCRIGFFLHIPMPSADLLQAMPDHLRLFSALYAYDLVGFQTQRDADRFQTYLRLFGGGRVLDNGELEAPGGRRFRAAAFPIGIDTELIARQAGTAATKAAVKNLRASLRDRQLAIGVDRLDYSKGLPERFLGFERYLERHPDQRGSLTYLQIAPVSRGDVTEYRQLRSQLEQIAGHINGGHAEPDWTPLRYVNQNFTHATLTGFYRAAAVGLVTPLRDGMNLVAKEYVASQDPEDPGVLVLSLLAGAADELKQALLVNPHDLDGVADAIATAATMSLSRRKERWHAMMDHLRTYDINHWRRSYLDALEG
- a CDS encoding thiol-disulfide oxidoreductase DCC family protein, with translation MKVGSNRSEAAAEAGSAMIVFDGVCALCNRWVRFLLRFDRAGRYRFAAMQGQQGSAMLRAHGLDPQDPMSFLLLDAQGAWTDTDAILRVLAGLGGAWRLIGVLRAVPRGWRDAAYRALARNRYRWFGRHDACHLPAPEQAARFLD
- a CDS encoding DUF4166 domain-containing protein; translated protein: MPLFARVLGPAFATLAAPVQALHAAPLPCRYVGQARIVRGRHWLVPLLAALARLPKDGGALPTEVAFSAHGQGEQWARQFGRWPMVSRLWAHEGCLREQLGAVRFEFDLQAREGGIDWSVRRVWAFGLLPLPRRWFGGVRCREAWQGERYTFLVDVTLPWAGALIRYEGWLEPQ
- the pgeF gene encoding peptidoglycan editing factor PgeF is translated as MAAVLPVLQADWPAPPGVNALTTRRHGAGISPAPFAQFNLGNRHAADGDTPANVEHNRQLLQQGLGLPSTPHWLRQVHSSTVLRFTAPPVPGASEPVADAAVTSVPGVVLAILTADCLPVVFAAADGSEVGAAHAGWRGLADGMLEATVAAMQTPPAQLRAWLGPAAGPADYEIGEEVYHAFVGHDPAAEAAFVATRAGHWKVDLFALARQRLQAAGMDPAQVHGGTVSTMADPDLYSHRRDRRTGRMATLAWIAP
- the rluD gene encoding 23S rRNA pseudouridine(1911/1915/1917) synthase RluD, whose product is MSEQPSESARQAIVPDTAAGRRFDAVVAELFPEYSRSRLTEWIKAGEVLLDGAQVRPRDPLRGGEVVTLNVVLETQTDAQPEDIPLDVLFEDEHLLVINKPVGLVVHPGAGNHSGTLVNALLFRDPSVAVLPRAGIVHRLDKDTSGVMVVAKTLEAQTALVEQLAARDVHRQYLAIVMGALVAGGTADAPIDRHPRDRLKMAVREDGKEAITHYRLRERFRAHTALECRLETGRTHQIRVHMAHVRHPIIGDPLYGGALKLPKGASDELVAALRGFKRQALHAETLEFTHPITGELVRNTAPVPEDMLHLMKVLREDSEAFAARERDRW